TTCTGAGCTGTGTTTAATTCCTAAAGCCATAATGTTCATAATTGATTTTAAGTTAGCTTCTCTTCCTCTATAAATTAATTTAGAATCAGATTTGAATTTTGTAGCTGTTGAAACAATTAGAGTTGCTGGACGAGCATGTAAACCAATTGGATCGATAATTTTTGCTGAAAATTCTTTCATTAAGTTACCTCCATTATTTGACATTTTGTCATTTTTTCTGTATTATTTCATTCATTTATTCACTTGTTGTTAATGTTAGCAAAGCGAATAGATGAGCAATTAATTTTTCTTTTTTTATTATATCAATGGTTTAACCAAATCATATAAAAATTTTTCAATTACATTAGGTTTTTTGCATAATTGTGGAACTTTTTCCATAAATACGCAATGTTGATCATATAAGTCGAAAATACCTTGAATATCTTTAACTGTTTCACCTTCCACAATATCCATAGTTTCATATTGTTGGAACATACTTCTTGAGTCTAGGTTATTTGTTCCAATTCAAGCGATTTTATCATCGATAAGACCACATTTGGTATGTAAGAAATGATCCTTATAAATTTTGATTTTAAGTCCATATTTAGTGAGTTCTTTTAATTGATAAATACCAATTTTATGAACTGTTTTTTTATCAGGAAATCCAGGGAAATAGATTGTCACATCAACACCACATTTTAAAGCGAGAATAATTTGTTTCTTTAAGGCGCTTGTCACTGAGAAATATGGGGTTGCTATTTTAATACTCTTTTTAGCACTTGAAATCATTTTGATTCAGAATAA
The nucleotide sequence above comes from Mycoplasma sp. Pen4. Encoded proteins:
- a CDS encoding HPr family phosphocarrier protein, which produces MSNNGGNLMKEFSAKIIDPIGLHARPATLIVSTATKFKSDSKLIYRGREANLKSIMNIMALGIKHSSEITIKVQGEDEEEAIKAIKDTFHANGLI